The following proteins come from a genomic window of Candidatus Saccharibacteria bacterium oral taxon 488:
- a CDS encoding DUF21 domain-containing protein: protein MSDVLLLAMAAVLLVLSGSFSGLNIGLMMARPDDLRRKARQGDAIAARVYRYRKDGYYLIFCILLGNVGVNTAMSILLGNMTNGVVGGLIATLLITMFGEILPQAIFTQRGYRFVRHFFWLLDVIYVLFWPLAKPMSKLLNRWLGKETPQLYSHQELEQIIHEHAERSDSPVDYDESRIASGALQFSKKTAVDLVTPMDEVFTVELDDELDATLLAQIKHAGHSRIPVCDDERLVGILYVKDVVGRELPLPISQLYRDKIHDIDARSRLDTVLSRFIQTRNHLFVVMDDEKELGIITLEDVIEEILDQEIEDEYDEE from the coding sequence GTGTCTGATGTTTTATTATTGGCGATGGCGGCGGTGCTGCTGGTGCTGTCGGGGTCGTTTTCGGGTCTTAATATTGGGCTGATGATGGCGCGGCCCGATGATTTGCGGCGCAAGGCCCGGCAGGGCGACGCAATTGCTGCACGAGTCTACCGCTACCGCAAAGATGGATATTATCTGATCTTTTGTATTTTGCTGGGTAACGTTGGCGTCAATACGGCGATGTCGATTTTGCTGGGTAATATGACGAACGGCGTGGTTGGCGGGTTGATTGCCACATTACTGATCACGATGTTTGGCGAGATTTTGCCGCAGGCGATTTTTACTCAACGCGGCTACCGTTTTGTGCGGCATTTCTTTTGGCTGCTGGATGTGATTTATGTGTTATTTTGGCCGTTGGCGAAGCCGATGTCCAAGCTGCTCAATCGCTGGCTAGGCAAGGAAACGCCGCAGCTGTATTCGCATCAGGAGTTGGAACAGATCATTCACGAGCATGCTGAGCGGTCGGACAGTCCGGTTGATTACGATGAAAGCCGGATTGCTTCGGGCGCGCTGCAATTCAGTAAAAAGACAGCTGTCGATTTGGTAACGCCGATGGATGAGGTGTTTACGGTGGAGTTGGATGATGAGTTGGATGCGACACTGCTGGCACAGATCAAGCATGCTGGGCATTCGCGGATCCCGGTGTGTGATGATGAGCGGCTGGTAGGAATTTTGTATGTCAAAGATGTAGTGGGGCGCGAGCTGCCACTGCCAATCAGTCAATTGTACCGCGATAAGATCCATGACATTGATGCGCGGTCGCGGCTGGACACGGTGCTCAGCCGATTTATCCAAACCCGCAATCATTTGTTTGTGGTGATGGATGATGAGAAGGAGCTGGGCATCATCACATTGGAGGACGTGATTGAAGAGATTTTGGACCAGGAAATTGAGGACGAATACGACGAGGAATGA
- a CDS encoding DUF2207 domain-containing protein, with protein MKRFFFGMVAVIVLLVGFGSTAQAANNFTISNYTVDMELGRDSEQRSTLRTKLTITADFPPRQNHGIAPVFVKKYNGHPTHFTLESVTDERGAPLEYRWHNDELRIGNKDTYVKGKKTYVITYTQRDVTKLYHDTGKQEFYWDAIGTAWQVPIQSASVTLKLSPELVDAKQTGLQCYQGIFGSSQRCEVREQGDTLTATARALPKKAGVTIAVGFAPGTFAAYQMSFMEQLIDWWAKLQLVLLAVALILVGVIIVAYYRSIGRRKELEPIPPEYLPPRGTSVTTSAKLVQPFHMVKGSVMAAQMIDLAVRHYIQVIEVKPRTTWRTAEYEVKVIQAPGKLLAEEQEMLRNIFGSSPKVGKRLNLKTLRNNARYAARVRYSAKQMKGRLIDDYGLQAREPQHTRRFRRYAIIISIFAVLLLSPVLLVLAGMVFYLSFGKVLTDKGLALRRHLAGLKRYIGVAEVERLQMLQSPEGAEKVKVDAADEKQLVKLYERVLPYAVLFGQEKEWSAQLGKYYEQVGEQPDWYSGQGAFNAAAFAAGMNSLSSVASSASDYSSTSGGSTGGGFVGGGGGGGGGGGW; from the coding sequence ATGAAGCGGTTTTTCTTTGGGATGGTCGCGGTGATTGTGCTGTTGGTTGGGTTCGGGTCAACGGCACAGGCGGCAAATAACTTTACGATTAGTAATTATACTGTCGACATGGAACTGGGGCGTGATAGTGAACAGCGTTCGACACTGCGTACCAAATTGACCATTACTGCGGATTTTCCGCCGCGGCAGAACCATGGCATTGCACCAGTGTTTGTCAAGAAGTATAACGGACATCCGACTCACTTTACGCTGGAGTCAGTGACGGATGAGCGGGGTGCGCCGCTGGAGTATAGGTGGCATAATGATGAGCTGAGAATTGGCAACAAAGACACCTACGTCAAGGGCAAAAAGACCTATGTCATTACCTATACGCAGCGGGACGTGACGAAATTATATCACGATACGGGTAAACAGGAGTTTTATTGGGATGCGATCGGCACTGCTTGGCAGGTGCCAATTCAGTCAGCATCGGTGACGCTCAAGCTGAGTCCCGAGCTGGTGGATGCTAAGCAAACGGGCCTCCAGTGTTATCAGGGAATATTCGGCAGTAGCCAGCGCTGCGAGGTGCGTGAACAGGGCGATACGTTGACGGCGACAGCCCGTGCACTGCCAAAGAAGGCGGGCGTGACGATCGCGGTCGGGTTTGCGCCGGGGACGTTTGCGGCGTATCAGATGTCATTCATGGAACAGCTGATTGATTGGTGGGCGAAATTACAATTGGTGTTGCTGGCGGTGGCGCTGATATTGGTGGGGGTGATCATCGTGGCTTATTATCGGTCGATTGGTCGCCGTAAAGAACTGGAGCCAATTCCGCCGGAGTATTTGCCACCGCGAGGTACGAGCGTGACGACGTCGGCCAAGCTGGTGCAGCCGTTTCATATGGTCAAGGGGTCGGTGATGGCGGCACAAATGATAGACCTGGCGGTGCGCCACTACATTCAGGTTATCGAGGTGAAGCCGCGTACGACATGGCGAACAGCCGAGTACGAAGTGAAAGTGATACAAGCTCCGGGCAAACTCCTGGCCGAGGAGCAAGAAATGCTGAGGAATATATTTGGCTCCTCGCCGAAAGTTGGTAAGCGGTTAAATCTAAAAACGCTGCGTAACAATGCGCGATACGCGGCGCGAGTACGCTATAGCGCAAAGCAAATGAAGGGGCGGCTCATTGACGACTATGGTTTGCAAGCGCGCGAGCCGCAGCATACCCGACGATTTCGACGGTACGCGATAATTATCAGTATTTTTGCGGTGCTATTGTTGTCGCCGGTGCTCTTGGTGTTGGCGGGGATGGTGTTTTATCTGTCGTTTGGTAAGGTGCTGACTGACAAGGGTCTGGCGCTCAGGCGGCATCTGGCGGGCCTGAAGAGGTACATTGGCGTGGCTGAGGTCGAGCGTTTGCAGATGCTGCAGAGTCCTGAGGGTGCAGAAAAAGTAAAAGTTGATGCGGCTGACGAGAAACAATTGGTGAAATTGTACGAGCGGGTATTGCCATATGCGGTGTTGTTTGGGCAGGAAAAAGAATGGAGTGCGCAGCTGGGTAAGTACTATGAGCAGGTCGGCGAACAGCCGGATTGGTATAGTGGCCAAGGCGCGTTCAATGCGGCGGCGTTTGCGGCTGGAATGAACAGCTTGTCGAGCGTGGCTAGTAGCGCCAGTGATTACTCTTCGACCTCTGGCGGCTCAACTGGCGGCGGCTTCGTTGGCGGCGGAGGCGGAGGCGGCGGAGGCGGCGGCTGGTAA
- a CDS encoding PspC domain-containing protein, translated as MKEITRIHLAKTPFSVEVDAKKSLEKYLNLIQKNMHAEPEAMQEIEARMVELLAERGVSKDGVISHDDVLAVQKQMGEPRDFSDDDEVVETDDEPERSERSERRLMRDTEHALIGGVCAGIAAYWGTNPLWVRLLFIFSPFITFGAAVLIYIVMWLSVPEARTASDKLQMRGKAVTFDSLKRQASRNEPSVGRNSNTGHTAAKVFRFILGVGILMVTLGLFIALIVGAVSGIAVIGLLDGFYAQPWAWGLWASLLVGGVAAVWLGAILSHSAFTWTLKRLSVVMTVVALVVGALSVSGMTLFGVGMANELARDEERLTKVVPVELPSDMKGVKYVHVEGEDVSLHFGDTTRGDIKVELRYIDLKGKRQQPKVSAVRDGDKLVLRVENQRSRCRTTWFGFSPELDVNCFGFVRLHVSGPLSPSPAPQSSNA; from the coding sequence ATGAAAGAAATAACCAGAATTCATTTGGCAAAGACGCCGTTTAGCGTGGAAGTTGATGCCAAAAAATCATTGGAGAAATATCTTAATTTAATTCAGAAAAACATGCATGCCGAGCCGGAAGCCATGCAAGAAATTGAAGCGCGAATGGTGGAGCTTTTGGCGGAGCGCGGTGTGTCGAAGGACGGTGTCATTAGTCACGATGATGTTTTGGCGGTGCAGAAACAAATGGGCGAACCGCGTGATTTTTCGGATGATGACGAGGTGGTGGAGACCGATGACGAGCCCGAGCGTTCAGAGCGTTCGGAGCGACGGCTGATGCGTGATACGGAGCATGCGCTGATTGGTGGCGTATGTGCAGGCATTGCTGCCTATTGGGGAACCAATCCTTTGTGGGTACGATTATTGTTCATTTTTTCGCCATTTATTACCTTTGGTGCAGCGGTACTGATTTATATTGTGATGTGGCTGTCAGTTCCAGAGGCGCGGACTGCCTCTGATAAGCTCCAGATGCGCGGCAAGGCGGTAACGTTTGATTCGCTGAAGCGTCAGGCCAGTCGGAATGAGCCATCCGTAGGGCGGAATAGTAACACGGGTCATACGGCAGCAAAAGTATTTCGATTTATTCTTGGTGTTGGTATTCTCATGGTAACGCTGGGATTATTTATTGCACTCATCGTGGGGGCGGTCAGTGGCATCGCGGTGATTGGTCTGCTTGATGGATTCTATGCACAGCCGTGGGCGTGGGGTCTGTGGGCATCCTTACTCGTTGGTGGCGTGGCGGCGGTATGGCTGGGCGCGATATTGAGCCACAGCGCTTTCACGTGGACATTAAAGCGGCTATCGGTGGTTATGACGGTGGTGGCGCTAGTTGTGGGAGCACTATCGGTTTCGGGAATGACGCTGTTTGGTGTAGGTATGGCGAATGAGCTAGCACGTGACGAGGAGCGCTTGACAAAAGTCGTGCCGGTTGAATTGCCAAGTGATATGAAGGGCGTGAAGTATGTCCACGTCGAGGGCGAGGATGTGTCGTTACATTTTGGGGATACGACCCGAGGTGATATCAAGGTTGAACTGCGCTATATAGACCTCAAGGGCAAGCGCCAGCAGCCAAAAGTGTCGGCGGTGCGTGACGGTGATAAGCTCGTGCTCAGAGTTGAAAACCAGCGTAGTCGCTGTCGTACAACGTGGTTTGGCTTTTCGCCAGAGCTTGATGTCAACTGCTTCGGGTTTGTGCGATTGCACGTGTCTGGGCCGCTGTCGCCATCGCCCGCACCACAATCAAGCAACGCATAG
- the greA gene encoding transcription elongation factor GreA — MNKVYQITESGQRELERELDELKSRRGEIADKIAAARDFGDLSENAEYDAAREAQGLLETRITEIETILQNASIIQAGSSSTVVLGSTVELEANGKTVVYTVVGPVEADPLEGKVSNESPIGQALMGKTVGDTVTISTPKGELAYTVVALR, encoded by the coding sequence GCCAACGTGAGCTAGAACGAGAGCTAGACGAGCTGAAAAGTCGGCGCGGTGAGATCGCTGATAAAATCGCGGCAGCGCGGGATTTTGGCGATTTGAGCGAAAATGCAGAGTATGACGCAGCGCGCGAGGCTCAAGGGCTGCTAGAAACGCGCATCACCGAGATTGAAACAATTTTGCAGAATGCGAGCATCATTCAGGCTGGCAGTAGTTCGACGGTGGTGCTGGGTAGTACAGTGGAGCTGGAGGCGAACGGTAAGACAGTGGTTTATACCGTCGTTGGGCCGGTCGAGGCGGATCCGCTAGAAGGGAAGGTCTCGAATGAGTCGCCGATTGGCCAGGCGTTGATGGGAAAAACAGTTGGTGATACGGTAACGATCAGCACGCCAAAGGGTGAGTTAGCGTATACAGTTGTGGCGCTGCGGTAG
- a CDS encoding ABC transporter permease — protein MRRIDIINRARRNLRQSKGRTILTALAISVGAFTIGLALMAGEGGRLYTNSIVDAAGDKKVIMVGKKVESEKKEELPEYGSSAEEADKNKALAARSKYSLNDKDLEKIRQTPHVKTVTPAYSTDGVAYAKSSASDKKFALTVAVKMDRTRAELAAGTLEDFMPKPGEIIIPNDYVKQLGFKDAQSAIGQTITLGVRSAAQGGNVAKEVSFKIAAVDKKSDTILFYEPMLRISTADAKAIYEFSHDKSQPNQYSTAIAMVDNESNVDTAKDVIGKDYNAYSIQDIRKALLTMVNVAQVALAAFGGLALLASVFGIVNTMYISVLERTSQIGLMKALGMRGRDIGKLFRYEAAWVGLLGGLIGVGLASLVTLLNPMITNALGLGAGTNLLVINPLQIGLLVFGLVVMAVISGWLPSCKATKLDPIEALRTE, from the coding sequence ATGAGAAGAATCGATATCATCAATCGGGCGAGGCGAAACCTTCGCCAGTCAAAGGGTCGGACGATTTTGACGGCATTGGCGATTTCCGTCGGGGCGTTCACGATTGGTTTGGCCCTGATGGCTGGTGAGGGTGGTCGGCTGTATACTAACAGTATCGTTGATGCGGCTGGTGATAAAAAAGTAATCATGGTTGGTAAAAAGGTGGAGTCGGAAAAGAAAGAGGAATTACCAGAATATGGTAGTTCGGCAGAAGAGGCTGACAAGAATAAAGCATTGGCTGCACGCAGCAAATATTCGCTCAACGACAAGGACCTGGAGAAGATCAGACAAACACCGCACGTAAAAACGGTAACGCCAGCATATTCAACTGATGGCGTGGCGTATGCTAAAAGCTCAGCCAGTGATAAAAAATTTGCATTGACAGTGGCTGTCAAAATGGACAGGACTCGGGCAGAATTGGCGGCGGGAACTTTGGAAGATTTTATGCCAAAGCCAGGTGAGATTATCATCCCGAATGATTATGTGAAACAGTTGGGTTTCAAAGATGCGCAGTCGGCGATTGGCCAAACAATAACCTTGGGTGTGCGTAGTGCAGCGCAGGGTGGTAATGTCGCCAAAGAGGTGTCGTTCAAGATTGCGGCAGTCGACAAAAAATCAGACACCATTTTGTTTTATGAGCCAATGCTGAGAATCTCGACGGCTGATGCTAAGGCTATCTATGAATTCAGTCATGACAAGAGCCAGCCAAACCAGTACTCAACGGCGATTGCTATGGTGGATAACGAGAGCAATGTTGATACTGCTAAAGACGTGATCGGCAAAGATTATAATGCATACTCAATTCAGGATATTCGGAAGGCGCTACTAACGATGGTTAATGTAGCGCAGGTGGCGCTGGCGGCATTTGGCGGATTGGCGCTGCTCGCTAGTGTGTTTGGAATTGTGAACACTATGTATATTTCGGTACTGGAGCGAACCAGTCAAATTGGTTTGATGAAAGCGCTCGGGATGCGTGGTCGTGATATTGGTAAGTTGTTCCGCTATGAGGCGGCATGGGTCGGTTTGTTAGGTGGCTTGATTGGTGTTGGGCTGGCAAGTTTGGTGACGTTGTTAAACCCTATGATTACTAATGCTTTGGGATTGGGGGCAGGGACAAACCTACTGGTTATCAATCCGCTGCAAATCGGGCTATTGGTATTTGGACTAGTGGTGATGGCAGTAATTTCTGGCTGGCTGCCGAGCTGCAAAGCAACAAAGCTAGACCCAATTGAGGCATTAAGGACTGAATAG
- a CDS encoding undecaprenyl-diphosphate phosphatase — translation MAWWQAIILGIIEGVTEFLPVSSTGHLTIVEKLMGMRIDDPSLTAFTAVIQIGAILAAIIYFWSDIWRVLSAWWRGLWWKRARRQFDYVYGWAIIIGSVPIAVIGLLFKDQVETVLRSLWFVAVALIGWSLVMWWADKRSEKASHRSEQQTTWRDTLAIGVGQCLALIPGISRSGATISVGLLRGFDRVTVTKLSFFLGIPALVAAGLLEMLTASKHIAGGVGWVATGLATIVSFVVGYIAISWLLKFVARNDFSLFIWYRVGLGGLIIVLLMSGAISAV, via the coding sequence GTGGCGTGGTGGCAGGCGATCATCCTCGGCATCATTGAAGGCGTGACGGAATTTCTGCCGGTTTCTTCGACGGGACATTTGACGATCGTCGAGAAATTGATGGGGATGAGAATTGACGATCCGAGTCTGACGGCGTTCACGGCAGTAATTCAGATCGGCGCGATCTTGGCAGCTATCATCTATTTTTGGAGCGATATTTGGCGGGTGCTAAGCGCGTGGTGGCGCGGGCTGTGGTGGAAGCGGGCACGGCGACAGTTTGATTATGTGTATGGCTGGGCGATTATCATTGGTTCGGTGCCGATCGCAGTGATTGGACTACTGTTTAAGGATCAGGTCGAGACGGTGCTGCGTAGCTTGTGGTTTGTGGCGGTAGCGTTGATTGGCTGGAGTCTGGTAATGTGGTGGGCTGATAAGCGTTCAGAAAAGGCCAGTCACCGCAGCGAGCAGCAAACGACGTGGCGAGATACGCTGGCGATTGGTGTGGGGCAGTGCCTGGCCTTGATACCGGGTATCAGTCGGTCGGGAGCAACGATCTCGGTGGGGCTGCTGCGGGGATTTGACCGAGTAACGGTGACGAAGTTGAGCTTTTTCCTCGGTATTCCGGCGCTGGTGGCGGCGGGGCTGCTGGAGATGCTGACTGCCTCAAAGCACATTGCTGGCGGCGTTGGCTGGGTAGCGACGGGACTTGCGACCATCGTGTCGTTTGTGGTCGGCTACATTGCGATATCATGGCTACTCAAGTTTGTGGCGCGGAATGACTTCTCGTTATTTATTTGGTATCGAGTCGGGCTAGGCGGTCTGATCATTGTTTTGCTGATGAGCGGCGCGATCAGCGCGGTCTAG
- a CDS encoding PadR family transcriptional regulator produces MDVSAYAESLAIQLRKGFLVYCVLLVCAKQPQYTGDIVKQLSDSDLMVVEGTIYPLLSRLQKYGYLQHEWQESEQGPPRKYYSLTDVGAQLVDELKNRIKMLNTSLKDLEKGAKR; encoded by the coding sequence ATGGACGTTAGTGCTTACGCGGAGAGCTTGGCGATTCAGCTGCGCAAAGGCTTTCTGGTGTATTGTGTACTGCTGGTGTGTGCTAAGCAGCCGCAATATACCGGCGACATCGTCAAGCAATTGAGTGATTCGGACTTAATGGTAGTGGAGGGTACGATTTATCCGCTGCTCAGCCGCTTGCAAAAATACGGCTATTTGCAGCACGAATGGCAGGAAAGCGAGCAAGGTCCGCCGCGCAAATATTATTCGCTCACTGACGTGGGCGCGCAGCTGGTGGATGAATTGAAAAATCGTATAAAAATGTTGAACACTTCGCTAAAAGATCTCGAGAAAGGAGCAAAGCGATGA
- a CDS encoding ABC transporter ATP-binding protein gives MIELKNVTKIYGKKKNQFIALKNVSLTIPTGASVAILGKSGSGKSTLMHAISGLDKPQKGQVIIDGQDILQLKPKRVDEFRAKKIGFIFQSFFVQGNESVIDNVSLPLEIARLPRKKRVHKINAALKAVDLYDKRKNRAKDLSGGQKQRLAIARAIVGDPQILFADEPTGNLDSETGAKVEELLFDYNKQKGVTLIVVTHDADLAKKCDHQIIIKDGRIEHSTVPKGGKYGR, from the coding sequence ATGATTGAACTGAAAAATGTGACGAAGATTTACGGTAAAAAGAAAAACCAATTCATAGCCCTGAAAAATGTCAGCTTAACCATTCCAACAGGAGCCAGCGTGGCAATTTTAGGAAAATCCGGCTCAGGAAAATCGACATTGATGCATGCCATTTCAGGGTTGGATAAGCCGCAGAAAGGTCAAGTGATTATCGATGGACAAGATATTTTGCAACTGAAGCCAAAGCGTGTCGATGAATTCCGTGCTAAAAAAATTGGCTTTATTTTCCAGAGTTTCTTCGTCCAGGGCAATGAAAGCGTGATTGACAATGTCAGTTTGCCGCTGGAAATTGCGCGGCTGCCACGGAAAAAGCGAGTGCATAAAATCAACGCGGCGCTTAAGGCGGTGGATTTGTACGATAAGCGCAAGAATCGCGCCAAAGACTTGTCGGGCGGGCAAAAGCAGCGCTTGGCGATTGCTCGGGCAATTGTCGGTGATCCACAAATCCTTTTTGCTGACGAGCCGACTGGTAACTTAGACAGTGAAACGGGCGCGAAAGTAGAAGAATTATTGTTTGATTATAACAAGCAAAAGGGTGTGACGTTGATTGTGGTGACACACGACGCTGATTTGGCGAAAAAATGCGATCATCAGATTATAATTAAAGACGGGCGGATTGAACATTCGACCGTACCGAAAGGAGGGAAGTATGGACGTTAG